Within Rissa tridactyla isolate bRisTri1 chromosome 4, bRisTri1.patW.cur.20221130, whole genome shotgun sequence, the genomic segment TTTTGCATCCCTTGTTTtccttgggctttcttttccgctctccttgtttctaagccaccacttttctccctttcccccttccgatgctccccctgcaccccactgcgCAGGAGCGagggagcggctgtgtggtgctgagctgctggccaggcttcagccacaccagcctgtgagcaAAATTGTGCCCTCCCGAAGGGGAGAgggctcccccttcctcctccatcacgcCGCGGGCATCCCCTCTATCCCACTGGCATGCACCAGAGCCTCAGCATTTGGCCCACGTTCCTCCTCGTCAAACCTGCAAATGGCCACTCAAAGGATTTTGCTGTGTCTAACGAGAAAAGATCACCTTTAACACTGGAGTGACATTTCCCTGCGCTTCCTTGCTTCAGCTGCTTAGAAGGGCATCCTCCATCCCACTTGTGTCTGGACAGCAGAAATTTGGTTGCCAAAAATGTTTGCtcagaaaaggagctgctgcctgcagagaaaTCAATGTGACCGATGGAAAAGAGGAGACGTCTGCACCCTCAAAGAGGAGGTTGGCCCTGCGGCCCCCTGCCTTCGCCAGCGGccatttccctctcctgctcttctgcacCAAAAGGGATCCGACTCCGGGCACCCAGCAGCGACTTGGTTTACTGAAAGTTTAAAGCAATAAATGAGCTTTGGATGTATCTGAATATGAACATCTCTGACTCCTTTCTGAAAGGAGACCTGCTGCCAATTGTGACACGtttgtaaatgagaaaagaacTGGTGTGCGAAAGCAATCCACCTTCCCCATGTACCAGCGTTCTTAATATATGTAGTATTAGTGACACTTCAGAGTTTCAAATGGGAAAGCAACCCTTGCAGCTCCAAGGCAAGGGATGAACgtgcaatttttcatttcttgatcATTTACCAGATTGCCGCCCTTGCTGATTTTCTActgcaacatttcttttcaaatcattGTACGCGCCACTGTTCCTGGTTACATCAAAAGAAACCTGCACCATTTTAACACATATGCTGGCCTGTCTCGTCCGAAAAGAAGTTGAATTTTACCCTGTTGGGGAAAATTGGAAACACGAGGATTGGAACCCCTCCCAAACTCCACCAAGGGCACCCAATGCCCTCCAAAGCCTCCCTTGAACCATCTAATGGCCCCCAAGAGCCTCCTAAGTCCCACCCACAGgacccaaaaaaccctcaatatCCCCCCAGGGAACCCCAAATACCCATGGGAACCCCACCAAGTTGCATAGACCTGTACATGTCTTCATATGTGGTCCTATCTGCTAGAATTGTGTCTTTTCTAGAGACTGCCAGTGgagttgcattttttcttgttgtatggGGTTGAAAATGCGTATACTACATGGGCAGACGATTAGGATTCTGTTGCAGTTCATGTATTTATAACAAAACTTCCAATCCTGCTGTATTCGTGGTATTTTTACTGGCATTAGTGGAAGGAGGCGGTTGGTATTTTCAGGGTCCATTcagctttctggctggctttgcaaAACTGACATAAGCATGTGCACTGAGGAGATGTGGGCCTTGAACCTGGTAGCGTTGCTGCCTCAAACCGCTAGCTCTTGAGAGAGCTTCTGTTAAACACAAGTGTTTTTCAGGTACCAAGCTTCCAAGGCGAGGCtggcaagcatttttcttttctagctacgGTAGATGCTCATGGCAATAATGCCTTACAGTGAGCAATATACGCTGCTACTTGTTttgaaagcttgctttctctgtctattttcctgtttcccaaatgcctctttccccctctttgctttcttttaaaagcttggagTCTTTTAGAGACGGTGCCTAGAGCTGTgtacatcttttatttcctctcctgtgtggaagtccacagagcccagggaccctacggctctgccccacggcaacATGGACCGTGGGGACCCAGACCTCGGCcccacagaggggctgtggaggggctcacggccggtcccggtcccccccACGTCTGTGATGTCATTATGGGGCACGTTCCAGATCCACCGGACAGGCAGGGGTTCTACTATGATGttggagggagggcaaggacCAAGTGCTGTGAGCACCCCAGAGAGAAGCAtctcccactgccccaggctTCGAGGTGGGCGATAGCTTGGCTTGCACCGCAtactcctcctcacccagggagaggaagatgagtgCAGTGGCTTGCCCCGCCTTCCATGGGCTTTACCCAGAAGGGAAGCTGGGCGATGGGATCATCAGCGTGGACGGCATTGAATTCATTGCTtacaagatgatcctctccagctgcagtccgtacttcaggtgagtgcttgaaggaggaggggatggggccaaacagtatttcctgctctgtgccacactGTGCCTTCGTGTATCTCCAGCGCTTCCCTCGGCCCTCAAACtttcctccagcagttccccctaGTCCTGGTACCTCCTCGGACACCAACATTCATCCACAAGCTGGGATCGAACAGCAGCGCTGGAAGTGGTGTCTGGCGAAGCCCCAGATacggtgcagggctgggagcgtggccagcctggctggccTGGTTTGCCTTCCCCACACACCGTTACTCTCTGGTGTTCTTGTTGAAGCAAGGTGCCCACTTGCCCTGTGGCTCCTTATTAAAACAACCGGCTAGTAAAAGATTCCTTCATAAAACTCCCCGGCCTCCCAGCATGGCTACTGCTAGTGCCCAAATTGGTGGccggggaaggaggcacaggggaTAATGGGGTCAGGGTGTCACACAGCAAGGCCGCTTTCTTCCCCAgcgctgctttgtttttttcagggctttgttctcCAGCAACTGGAGCAATGCCGAGAGGAAGGTCTATAAGATCCCCGGCACTTCCTCTGAAATGATGAGGCTCCTTATGGAATATGCCTACACCAGGACAGTGAGGGTCACGGATGACAACGTTGAAAGTTTGCTCATCGCAGCAGACCAGTTCAATGTCCTGGACATCGTCAGACTGTGCTGCGAgttcttaaaatcccagctgtgcttggaaaattGTGTCGGCATCTGGAGATTCACAGGCTACTACTACTGTCCTGACCTGCGAGAAGCAGCCCATGAGTTCATCCTGCATCACTTTGAGGAGGTGAGCAGGGTGTCCACAGAGTTTGTGGCGCTCTCCTTCAATGACCTGGAAcgcctgctggagaaggatgagctCCCTGTGAAAGAAGAGGCCGTGTTCGAGGCCGTTCTGAAATGGGTTGCTCATGACCTGCAGAACAGGAGGCAGCACGTTGTAGTCTTGCTGGGCAAGGAAGGGTGGAAGTgtggacagaagggattttttttctctaaataaactcAGCGTTACTGACAGTTAAGACTTTGCTTAAAAATTTTGAACTCATACGTGCGCAGTGGTATGAATTTGTAGTCCATGTTCCCTGTACTTACACGTCCCTCATGCAAATCTGCAAGTGCCATTTCTATCAGTTTCACAGGAACTAGATTTTCATCAGTGTCCCAGAAGGTCTTATTGACcagctctttgaagagctggaagtttgctttcctgaaattcagggtcctgactttactcttccccacATGCCCAGACCCCTCGGGACTGTGCACTCCGCCAGCGCCTGACcaccgcagcccaggctgcctccaatcttgatgtcacccatTAGCTCATTTGCGTTGGTGCCCTTCAGGTCCAGTATGGCCgctcctctggtggggctgtctatcaCCTGGCTCAAGAAGTTATCTTCAAGGCACTCGGTTCTGgcagtctcctggattgcctacagcttgctGTACTACTATTCCAGCAGCTGTGGGGGTGGcggaagtcccccagcaggatgagaagCTGTGAGCGCGATGCCTGCTgatgtagctggaggaagaaggcttcgccaataggctccccttgatcgggcGGCCTGGAGCAGACACCAACCCCAAGGCTCCCTCTGTTGCCTGgctctctaattcttacccataagctttcaacctgctcttggctattctttagaGACAGCTGTTCACACTCTACCTGTTTCTTGACCTAGAGGGTAGCTCCTCTGTCCCCGCTTCCTCCCCTGTTGCTGGCCATGGATAgtcacactccagtcatgggattcgtcccaccaggtttcaggaATGGCAACTAGGTGTCAGCTTTCCAGCAGCGcggcagcttccagctcctcccgtttgttgcccatgctgcatgcattggtgtcgAGGCACTTTATAGCTGGTCTGTCAGCCAtctcaccttcttagaggaacacaccTTGATTCCTTTGAGCTATTTACTGGtgttcccctcttttctcctcccctcttgaCTCCTCCCCTTTTGGCTCCCCCCCATTACCTCAGGAGCCATTccctcatctctgtaagacttcaagcgTCCTCCAGTGTTCCCAGCACGTGTCAGACCAACAGGCTGAGTGCCCTTGCTAGCACCCCAACCCTCTACCTTGGTGTGTTGTCCCACCACTTGTCACGGCCAAGCCTGATATTGTCCCCCTGCcctttcaagcctagtttaagTCAATGAGCTCTGCTCACTTGTGAGcgaagaccctcttccccctttcagaaaggtgaatcccatctgacgcCAGCAAGCCTTGTGCTGTGCAGGCCGCCCCATTCTCGGAAACCCCAAAATTGTATGGGTGACATCAGCCACAGAGCCACGTATTAATAGACTGTGTCCATCTATTTCTTCCTATGTTGCTGCCCACAacgggaaggagagaggagaaaataccctGTGGTTCAGATTTCCTTACCAACTGTCCCGAGGCCCCGAAGTCTCTTTTGGTGGTCCTTGGACTATGCGTTGCGGCACCTGGGAAGGTaggctgggcaaggagggggttctccatccaccctgggcatggacttgcctccatttgCTCCTTTCCTTGAAGCTACTGTCAAAGCCCGGCAGGGGGAGGTTGcaggatccccttgatcttgttttttttctggtggctgttcctgtttctgtctcagggagggcagagcatgattccaccagtctatctctttcttggactccctgatgctccttaacctttctactaCCTCCCGTAGCCCTGTCACCTCGCTGAGCAGATCGTCCccctggtcacacctcacactgCTGTTCTCACTGCTGCCCTCCGTTACTAGCGAAATTCTCTGGCAAGCCCTGCAGCCCAAGACCTGCATGATTTcactggagctctgtctgggttgccaCATCCATTCCGGCGAGTGCAGAGGACGTGGCTTTCTGCCAGGTGGATACGGTAGCTGTGCTCCTTCTGAGATTGTGATGACCACCAATGGAGCTCACCTTTTGAGCTGGTAGAGTGAGGATGCCCTGCCACGCAGACTGTGCCACACTCTGTTTGCAGCACTCCTGGTCACTTCT encodes:
- the LOC128908640 gene encoding kelch-like protein 10; this encodes MICGSSNWHLLFFNLQQSHHRRVSGKARERKMSAVACPAFHGLYPEGKLGDGIISVDGIEFIAYKMILSSCSPYFRALFSSNWSNAERKVYKIPGTSSEMMRLLMEYAYTRTVRVTDDNVESLLIAADQFNVLDIVRLCCEFLKSQLCLENCVGIWRFTGYYYCPDLREAAHEFILHHFEEVSRVSTEFVALSFNDLERLLEKDELPVKEEAVFEAVLKWVAHDLQNRRQHVVVLLGKEGWKCGQKGFFFSK